ACATCCGGTGGACGGGCAGCCCGCAGGGGACTCCCGGCCTCCCCGTCGAGGAGATTCTTTGCCCGAAGACGGACTTGTGGCGGATCTGATAAGGGACGGAATTGCCTGTGTTCCTCCGGGATCCTCATTCAATTGCGTATGGCCCTGGGGCATGGGAAAATGGGAACCGGAAAACATGCATCCTGGCCTGGAGCAGGACGAAAAATGGATGATTGCCGGATCTCCTCTTCCAAGGGCTATCGGAAAGATTCTGGGCTGGAAAACACCTTGCCTGACAGAGGCGACCGGAGACGTTGATACCTCCATCGTCAGCAAGGGGAAAGCGATTTGTGAAGCCCTGGACTCGGACAGGACGACACATGTGTTCTGTCACCTTGAAGGCTTTGATCTGGCAAGCCATCGTCGGAACCGTTCCCAGAAGATTCGATTTCTGGAAGAGTTCGACCGGGTGATGGGACCTGTTCTTCAAACCCTTCTTTTCCGGAAGCGTCTGAAAGGCTTCTGGTTCACCTGTGACCATCGGAGTTCCCCGGTCACGGGAAACCATGAAGGTGGACCGGTGCCCTATCTCTACGTTCCTGTTTCCGGCGGAACGTTCTCCTCGCTCCAGGGGGGCAGGAAGTGGACGGAGCAAAACGCCGGGAAAGGAAAGTTGCATACGATCGAAAGCTGGAAGAACGCTCTCGGAATCTCAAATCATCAGAAAGGCGGCACCCACAAGATATGGCCTTGATCGTTCAAAAATTCGGAGGCACATCGGTCGGTTCGATCGAACGGATCAAAAATGTTGCCCACATCATCCGCTCGACTGTGGAAAAAGGGGACAGGGTTGTGGCCGTGGTCTCAGCCATGAGCGGAGAAACCGATCGACTGGTCCGCCTGGCCCACGAACTGGCATCTGAGCCCCACGAGCGAGAAATGGACATGCTCCTCTCCTCCGGAGAGCGCGTCACAAGCGCCCTCCTGTCCATTGCGCTCAACGAGTCTGGTCTTCCCGCCCAGTCCATGACGGGCCGTCAAGTGGGGATCCGGACAGACAGCGTTCACACGAAAGCGAGAATCGCGAGCATCTCTTCCGAAAGGCTCGTAGAGGTCCTTTCCCAGGGAAAGGTCCCGATTGTGGCAGGCTTCCAGGGGATTTCCGCGGAAGAAAACGTCACGACCCTGGGGCGCGGGGGATCCGACACGACAGCGGTGGCCCTGGCTGTTGCCATCAAGGCGGACCGATGTGATATCTACACGGATGTAACGGGAGTCTTTACCGCAGATCCGAATCTGGTTCCAAATGCACGAAAACTGGACCAGATCTCCTATGAGGAAATGCTGGAACTGGCCTCTCTGGGAGCCAAGGTGCTCCAGACGCGTTCCGTGGAATTCGCCATGAAATACAGGATGCCCGTGCGGGTCCGCTCGACCTTCGTTCCCGAAGACGAGGGGACTCTGGTCACGGCGGAGGAAAAAAGGATGGAACATATTGTCGTCTCCGGGATTACTCTCGACAAGAATCAGGCAAAGATCACGGTTCAGGATGTTCCGGATAAACCGGGTCTGGCCGCCCGGATGTTCGACACCATCTCGAATCAGTCGATCGTCGTGGATATGATTGTCCAGAACGTCGGACAGGATGGACTCACAGACATTTCTTTCACCGTTCCCCGGTCGGATGCCAGAAAAGCCCAGAGACTGGCGACGGAAGTGGCGGCATCGATCGGCGCCGGTGAAGTGCGGATCAAGGAAAACATCGTCAAGATTTCCATCGTGGGGGTGGGCATGCGCTCGCATTCCGGCGTCGCGGCGCGGATGTTTTCTTCTCTCGCCCGCGAAGGGATCAACATCCTCATGATCTCCACATCCGAAATCAAGATTTCCTGCCTGATCGACGAAAAGTATTCGGAACTGTCCGTTCGTGCCCTGCATGCCGAATTTCAGCCGGAAACCCGGGGGGTGACCCATGAAGGATGACACCGGACCCCGGGGGGCCCCTGTGTCTCCGGGTTCTCCGGAAAACAGCCAGGTGTTTGTCTATGATACGACCCTCCGGGACGGAAGCCAGTCGGAAGATGTGCAGTTCACCCTGGAAGACAAGATCCGCGTGGCCGAATGTCTTGACCAGCTGGGCATTGATTATATCGAAGGCGGATGGCCGGGCGCGAATCCGAAAGATATCGAGTTCTTCCGGAGAATCCGTGAGGTTTCCCTGACCCATTCCCGCATTTCGGCCTTCGGCAGCACCCGGAAGTCCGGGAACAGGACGTCGGAGGATGCCGTCCTTCGCGCCCTGATCGACGCCCGGACCCCGGTTGTGACCATTTTCGGAAAATCCTGGTCCCTGCACGTTGAAGACATTCTGGGTATCAGTCGTCGAGCCAACCTCGAGATGATCCGGGAAAGCTGCGATTTTTTGAAGCAGGCCGGTCGGGAGCTCGTGTATGATGCGGAGCATTTTTTCGATGGTTTCCGCGAGAATCCCGATTTTGCCCTGGAGACGCTCCGGGCGGCAGAAGAGGGTGGTGCGGACTGGATCATTTTGTGTGACACGAACGGGGGGTCTATGCCCTGGGAGGTTGAACGGGCGCTTCGGGAAGTCCGGCATTCCATCCGGACGCCTCTTGGCATTCACGCCCACAACGACAGCGAGCTAGCCGTTGCCAATTCCCTCACGGCTGTCCGGGCCGGTGCCACCCAGGTGCACGGGACGATCAACGGGATCGGAGAACGGTGCGGGAATGCCAACCTGGTTTCGGTGATCGCCGATCTGGTTTTGAAACTCGAAACGTCAGTCACCAGCGCCCGGGAGCTTTCCCGTCTGCGGGAAGTGGCCTCCTTCGTGTTCGAGATTCAGAACCGTCCTCTCCCCAAAAACCAGCCATTTGTCGGAGAGTCGGCTTTTGCCCACAAGGCGGGTGTCCATGTCCATGCGATTCGCAAAAACAGGCGGGCTTATGAACACATCTTGCCGGAAGCGGTTGGAAATACCCAGCGCATTCTGCTGTCCGAACATTCGGGGCGGAGCAATCTCGCCGAAAAGGCACGAGAATACGGAATTCCTCTGGACAGTGGCAGTCCGGAAGCCGTGAAGATGCTTTCCACCCTGAAAGAACTTGAGCACGAAGGCTATCAGTTTGAGGGAGCGGAAGCGTCCTTCGAACTTCTGATGCGCTCCGCTTCTCCGGAATACGTTCCGTATTTTGAGATCGACTTTTTTCATGTTCGCATGGAGCAGAGAAAAGACATCGGAGAAGGCCTGTCGGAGGCGACCATACGGGTTCGTGTCGGCGACAGGACAGAACATACCGCCGCTCTCGGAAACGGGCCGGTCAATGCGCTGGACAATGCGCTCCGGAAGGCTCTGGGGACTTTTTATGCCGGTGTCAACGAGATCACTCTTCTGGACTACAAGGTCCGCGTCCTGGCCGGGGCCCATGGGACCGCCTCCCGGGTCCGGGTTCTGATCGAGTCTTCCATGGACTCCCGAAAATGGGGGACGGTCGGAGTGTCGGAAAACGTGATTACGGCCAGTCTTCTGGCCTTGAAAGACAGCATCGTCTATGGACTTCTGAAGTCGGGAACCGTTCCCCGTGGGTGATATCCGGATCCACCCGACAGCTATTCTGGAAGGTGATGTCGAACTGGGAAATGATGTGACGATCGGTCCGTATTGCGTTCTCCGGGGACCTTGCCGGATTGGAAGCAGGACTGTTCTTTTCGAACGGGTCTCGATCGCTCCGGGCGTCATTCTCGGCGAAGACAACCGAGTCCACATGGGAGCGGTCATCGGTCATGAACCCCAGGATCACGCCTACCAGGGGGCGATCACGACGACCCGGATTGGAAACAGCAATGAAATTCGGGAATATGCAACGATTCACCGGGCCACAAAAGAGGGGACGGAGACGCGCATAGGAGACCATAACCTTCTGATGGCGCAATCCCATGTGGCCCACAATTGCCAGCTTGGTGACAGAGTGATCCTCGCCAATGGCGCTCTTCTCGCGGGACATGTGATTGTGGAGAACCAGGTCTTCGTCTCCGGGGCCGTCCTGATTCATCAGTTTGTGCGTATCGGTCGCCTGTCCCTCTTAAGAGGGGGTGCCCGCACCAGTCGGGATGTTCCTCCCTTCTGTATCATTGACGGAACCCATACCGTGCGGACCCTGAACAGGATTGGCCTTCGCCGGGCCGGATATACCTCCGGAGAGATCGGTGCCCTGCGCGCAAATTTCCGGAAAATTTTCCTTAACCGGTCTCTGGACAGGGCTCTTCTCTCCCGCCTTCTGTCGGAAGGCGATGTCTTGACCCGGGAGATGGCAAAATTCATTCTGGAAAGCAAGCGTGGAGTCTGTCAGTCCCGCGTTTCCATTGACAAAAATGCAGGCAGTGAATATGATTGAGAAACTTCGGGGGGCGATGAAAGCATGAAAAGACTCGACATTGTCCAGAGAATCCTCGAAAAACCGGAATACTCCCGCTACACAGCCAAATTCGTGGGACAGATCTTTGACGGAATCCTCGAAGAGATTTCTGCAACCCTGGAAAATGGGGAGGATGTCAAAATCACCGGATTCGGGACGTTTATTGTCAGGAAGATCAACGATCGTCCCGGGAGGAACCCCAAGACGGGCGAACCTGTTCTGATTCCCGCCCATCATACTGTTCTTTTTCACCCTTCCCGCTCCCTTTTGAAAGCGTCCGGGAAGCCTGAAAAAAAATAGTCGGCGGATCGGCTTCCAAAGTCCTCCTCTTCCGCAGGGTGCTGAACAGAAAAGAGGGAAGAGGTGGGCCGGTTCAATCGATGGAATGACAGGGAGAGATGAGCAGCAATCTCACTTTTTCCCATAAGTATCGGATTGGTGAAGCCTGTCGGATTCTGGGAATCACGCCAGCCACGTTGCGCCATTGGGAAAAAGTTTTTCCGTTGTTGTCCCCGAAAAAAACACGGGGAGGCCAGCGCGAATATTCCGAAGAGGATCTTCGTTTCCTGGGACGGGTGATTGAGCTGACCCATGTGGATGGCCGATCCCTGAAAGGAGCGAAGGCGATTCTTGAAGGTGTCACCCTTCCTGAAAGTCCCCAATGGATAGGGGAAACACTTGTCGATATTCGCAAGGCCCTGCAGCTCATGAAAGAGAATGATTCTGAAATCGGGGCGTAGCGCAGCCCGGTAGCGCACTCCCTTGGGGTGGGAGTGGTCGAAGGTTCAAATCCTTTCGCCCCGACCAACGATTATCCATCTCCGGCTTTTGGCCCCCGAAAACCGGTGAGCATTGTGCGGGTTCCCGTGTACCATCCGGACAGGCGACTCCGGGATCCCACTGGGAGCTCCTTGATCAGACCCCTTATCCTTGTTTCCAATGATGACGGCATTTCTTCGGAAGGGATTCGTGTTCTGGAAGAAGCCGTTCTTCCACTCGGGGATGTTTATGTTGTGGCCCCCGATCAGGAACGTTCCGCTGCTTCGCATGCCCTGACGATTCACAAGCCTCTTCGCATTTCCCAGAAAGATTCCCGTCATTACGCCCTGAACGGCACGCCGACCGACTGTATCAATTTTGCCCTCTACGTCATCCTGCCCCGGAAGCCGGACCTCATTGTGTCCGGGATCAACCACGGGAGCAATCTCGCCGACGACGTGACCTATTCCGGGACCGTGTCGGCAGCCTTTGAAGGTTCGATTCTGGGAATCCCATCGATTGCCTTTTCCCTTCAGATGCCAGAAGACCAGGAAAAACAGGCTCATTTCGAAACGGCCCTCCTGCACGCCCGGCAGATTTCCGAAATGTATCTTTCTTCCCCCCTCGATTCTTCTGTTCTGGTGTCTGTCAATATTCCGGATCGCTCTCCCGGGGAAGTCCGGGGAGTGCGCGTTACGCACCTCGGAAAGCGTCTGATCAATGAGACGAACATCATCCGCAAGGAAGATCCGCGGGGACGCCCTTACTATTGGATCGGAATGGGTCCGAAGGATTATGAGCCGGATGAAGCGTCCGACCTCCACGCGATCGATCACGGATTTGTGTCGGTCACCCCCCTGCATCTGGATCTCACACATTACCCTTCCCTGTCCCGGCTGAGGGAGATGGAGCGCATCCCGACACCGTTTGCGGACAAAGCCGGACCGGGATGACGTTCCCATGACCACGGATCCTGAAAGAGAGCGGAAAGCCCGCTTTCTGGAAACGTTTCTCAAGGAAAACCCGGAAGTGGATCCCCGTCTGGTGGCGGCGATCCTCCGGTTACCGCGAAGACCTTTTTTCCCGGACTCTTCGGGAAAAGACCTTTACGGGGAGTTTCGCCCCTGCGGATGGGGAGGGCGAGTGTCGCCAACACCCCGGGAAGCCCTCCTGATCCTTATGGGATCCCGAATCCGGACCGGGGAAAGAATTGGAGTCTGGTGCCTGACGGATCCCTATTTTCTGCTTCTGCTCCTGGAACTCACCCATCGGGTGACAATCGTGGAAGAGGACAAGGCTCTCCGAACTCAGCTTCGCCAGTCGATCGACGATCTCGGATACGCTTACATTCCTGTCCTCACATCCCTGGAAGAGATCGAAACCCAGTCGGCCCCTCCGGAGAGGATCGTGCGCATTTTTGATGGTCCCGTCCCGAAACAGAGGCTTGGACCAGTTCGCCCGCTTCGATCTCCTGTCCAGGGATGGGTTCTGGATCACACATTGACAGGAGGCCCCATTGAACTCGGGTGATTCACCGACCGTTTCGCCGGCCGGATTCCCGTCTCCGGTTTTCCGGAACACCCTGACCCAGAAGACGGAACCATTGTCTCCCCGGATTCCGGGAGAGGTGACCATGTATGTCTGCGGCGTGACCGTCTATGACGACTGCCACCTTGGACACGCCCGGAGCCAGACGGTGTTCGATCTTCTCCACCGGCTGCTTCTTCGTCTCGGCTATCGGGTCCGGTACGTCCGGAACATTACGGATATCGATGACAAGATCATTCGCAAGGCCCAGGAAACAGGGAGGACGATCACAGAAATCACCGACATCTATATCGATTCCTTCCAGCGGGACATGGGCCGGCTGGGAGTCCTCCCTCCGAACAAGGAACCCCGTGCGACACTCTACCTGGAGCCCATGATCCGGCTGATCGGAACGCTTCTCGACAAAGGATTCGCCTACAAGAAGGGAAACGACGTCTATTTCCGGGTCCGAAAATACGAGTCCTACGGGGAGCTCTCTCATCAGAAGCTTGATGAATTGCAGGCCGGCGCCCGCATCGCAGCAGACGAGGAGAAGGAGGATCCTCTGGATTTTGCTCTCTGGAAAGGAGCGAAAATCGGAGAACCTTCTTATCCGGCATTTTTTGGAGAGGGGCGCCCCGGATGGCACATCGAATGCTCCGCCATGTCCCTCTCCGAACTTGGCGAGACGATCGACATTCATGGCGGAGGAATGGATCTCATGTTTCCGCATCATGAAAACGAGCGGGCCCAGAGCGAATGCGCCACCGGGAAACGGTTTGTCGGCATCTGGATTCACAACGGATTTGTGACTCTGAACGAAGAAAAAATGTCGAAATCCCTGGGGAATATTTTCCGGATCCGGACGTTCTTCGAAACCTCTCCGTTTCCGGAAGGCGTGACGCGCGAATGGCTCAGGGCCTTTCTTCTTTCAACCCATTACGGCTCTCCCGTCGACCTGACCGACGAAAATCTCGCGCATGCCAAAAATGCACTGGACAGCCTCTACCTCTTTAAAGACCGGCTGGATTCCGTTTTGGGGGAAGTCCGGGAGGGACAGATGACGCGGGAATTTCTGTCTGCACTGTGTCGTGACATGGATACCCCCGTTGCTTTCCGGGTGCTTCACGAAGCCAAGAATAGCCTGAATCCTGTTCTGGGATCGGGGGGGAGCCTCGAGGAGGAACGACTTTCCGATGTCCGGGCTCTTTTCGAGGTCGCCAAAAGCACCCTGGGCATTCTCACCCTGCCGGCCTCCGAATGGGTTTACGGAAAAGGGGAAAAGACCGGTCGGGAAGAATCTCTTCTCCCGGAAGAGGTGGACCGTCTGGTTCTTGAACGGGAAAAGGCCCGACGGGAAAAAGACTACGCCCGGGCCGACGGGATCCGGGAACGGCTGAAAAAGGCCGGCTATCTTCTGGAAGACAACCCCGGAGGCCTGCCACGGATAAGGAAGATTTAGACTCTCCCTCCGGAATCGGCGGTCTCCATGCGGTTCTCGAGCTGATACGGAGTCAGCCCCGCCGAATTTCCCGACTCTATCTGAAAGAAGATCCCCGTCCGGATGCACGTCGCGGGGAGATTCTGAAAAGGGCGCGGGAAGCCGGGATCCCGGTGGATTTTGTCCCCAGGGCATCTCTGGACCGCATGGCCCCCGATCTTGTTCACCAGGGAGTGTATGCGTCTCTCTTGCCCCTTCCTCTCCTGGATCTCGGGGAGTTTCTGGACGGGAAGGATCCCTTGCCCTCTCCCCTGGTCGCGGTGGACGGCGTTCAGGATCCCCGCAATCTGGGAGCTCTCCTGCGGACCTGCGACGCGGCGGGCGTGCAGGGTGTTCTACTCCCCAAAAGACGCGTGGCGCCTTTGTCCCCGGTCTGTGCGAAAACCTCTTCGGGGGCCCTTTTCACCATCCCCCTGATCCGTGTGGGAAACCTCTCCCAGTCCCTGATGTATCTGAGAAAACGGGGATACGGCGTCGCTTCTCTGGCCCTGGGAGGATCGACCGCCTACCGGGACCCGTTTCCGGCCCCTCTGGTCGTCGTGGTCGGCGAAGAGGAAAAAGGGGTGTCCCGCCCCGTTCTCCAGCAGTCCGACTGGAAGGTTTCACTCCCGATGCGGGGAAAGGTCTCCTCCCTGAACCTTTCCGTCGCTCTGGGTATTTTTCTCTATGCCCAGTCGGAGGATTCCTGCTGACAGGCTCCTCAGGTTCCGACAAAAAAGTTGGTTTGGGCACAAAACCTTGTGTATCATTAAAGTGGCGTTTGCCGGAAGAACAACGGCAGGGAAGTGCGGTCCCCCGTTTTATCGAATGACTCGGAACAGACTGGACTTGACGTTGAATCGATCACTTTCCCGGACAGGCCGGGGATCATTTTTTTCTTTCGGGATTCGTCTGGCGGCCTTCGCCTCCCTTTTTGCCATCCTCATGCTGGGGGAAGACCAAAAGGGCTGGGGTTCCGGACTGCCGGGCGTTCCGGAAGATCTTTTCCAGAAGATGGGGTTTATTGTCTTTGATGACCGGGAGATGGCACCGGATGTGACAGGACCTTCGGTGTCCGGAGGAAACCTGGATTTGGGAAAACTGCGAGGACGATGGGTTCTTCTGAACTTCTGGGCCACCTGGTGTGTTCCCTGCCGCCAGGAAATCCCTACCCTTGTCCGTCTGTCCCGTCAAATAGACGGGAGGAAGGTTGTTCTTTTGAGCGTGGCGATGGACACCAATCCCGCAAAGATCCTCCATTATCTGAAAAAGACCCCGGTCGACTATCCGGTTCTCCTCGGGCAGGAAAGTCACGTGGACGGGCGTTACATCGGAATGGGGCTTCCGGAAACCTATCTGATCGATCCCAAAGGCTATCTGGTCGGGAAAGCGGCGGGGTCCCGGGACTGGTCCGGCCCTGCGTCCATGCACCTCTTTGATGCACTCGAAAACTCCCCCTCGGGAATGCATTCTCCCCGGAAGGACCCTTCATGAGAAAACTGAAATTGGCCCTGGCCCAGACAAATCCCATTGTCGGGGATATTCCGG
The sequence above is drawn from the Leptospirillum ferriphilum ML-04 genome and encodes:
- a CDS encoding phosphoglycerate mutase AP superfamily → MEAQLVFILDGLAESFSPTTLEIARTPFLDSFSERGEAGLVDLGWDLEDPSSESGILRLCGASEVEKIYSRSLLLYGAFHSSGPFTGRRGVTEEGRKWVWILNPATVSDGRLDSYVEDSPPDSFWRGFLERAARRKSPFRYLPVHGSAGHILRVLATHPVDGQPAGDSRPPRRGDSLPEDGLVADLIRDGIACVPPGSSFNCVWPWGMGKWEPENMHPGLEQDEKWMIAGSPLPRAIGKILGWKTPCLTEATGDVDTSIVSKGKAICEALDSDRTTHVFCHLEGFDLASHRRNRSQKIRFLEEFDRVMGPVLQTLLFRKRLKGFWFTCDHRSSPVTGNHEGGPVPYLYVPVSGGTFSSLQGGRKWTEQNAGKGKLHTIESWKNALGISNHQKGGTHKIWP
- a CDS encoding aspartate kinase — translated: MALIVQKFGGTSVGSIERIKNVAHIIRSTVEKGDRVVAVVSAMSGETDRLVRLAHELASEPHEREMDMLLSSGERVTSALLSIALNESGLPAQSMTGRQVGIRTDSVHTKARIASISSERLVEVLSQGKVPIVAGFQGISAEENVTTLGRGGSDTTAVALAVAIKADRCDIYTDVTGVFTADPNLVPNARKLDQISYEEMLELASLGAKVLQTRSVEFAMKYRMPVRVRSTFVPEDEGTLVTAEEKRMEHIVVSGITLDKNQAKITVQDVPDKPGLAARMFDTISNQSIVVDMIVQNVGQDGLTDISFTVPRSDARKAQRLATEVAASIGAGEVRIKENIVKISIVGVGMRSHSGVAARMFSSLAREGINILMISTSEIKISCLIDEKYSELSVRALHAEFQPETRGVTHEG
- the cimA gene encoding citramalate synthase, whose amino-acid sequence is MKDDTGPRGAPVSPGSPENSQVFVYDTTLRDGSQSEDVQFTLEDKIRVAECLDQLGIDYIEGGWPGANPKDIEFFRRIREVSLTHSRISAFGSTRKSGNRTSEDAVLRALIDARTPVVTIFGKSWSLHVEDILGISRRANLEMIRESCDFLKQAGRELVYDAEHFFDGFRENPDFALETLRAAEEGGADWIILCDTNGGSMPWEVERALREVRHSIRTPLGIHAHNDSELAVANSLTAVRAGATQVHGTINGIGERCGNANLVSVIADLVLKLETSVTSARELSRLREVASFVFEIQNRPLPKNQPFVGESAFAHKAGVHVHAIRKNRRAYEHILPEAVGNTQRILLSEHSGRSNLAEKAREYGIPLDSGSPEAVKMLSTLKELEHEGYQFEGAEASFELLMRSASPEYVPYFEIDFFHVRMEQRKDIGEGLSEATIRVRVGDRTEHTAALGNGPVNALDNALRKALGTFYAGVNEITLLDYKVRVLAGAHGTASRVRVLIESSMDSRKWGTVGVSENVITASLLALKDSIVYGLLKSGTVPRG
- the lpxA gene encoding acyl-ACP--UDP-N-acetylglucosamine O-acyltransferase; amino-acid sequence: MGDIRIHPTAILEGDVELGNDVTIGPYCVLRGPCRIGSRTVLFERVSIAPGVILGEDNRVHMGAVIGHEPQDHAYQGAITTTRIGNSNEIREYATIHRATKEGTETRIGDHNLLMAQSHVAHNCQLGDRVILANGALLAGHVIVENQVFVSGAVLIHQFVRIGRLSLLRGGARTSRDVPPFCIIDGTHTVRTLNRIGLRRAGYTSGEIGALRANFRKIFLNRSLDRALLSRLLSEGDVLTREMAKFILESKRGVCQSRVSIDKNAGSEYD
- a CDS encoding integration host factor subunit alpha, with the protein product MKRLDIVQRILEKPEYSRYTAKFVGQIFDGILEEISATLENGEDVKITGFGTFIVRKINDRPGRNPKTGEPVLIPAHHTVLFHPSRSLLKASGKPEKK
- a CDS encoding MerR family transcriptional regulator, with product MSSNLTFSHKYRIGEACRILGITPATLRHWEKVFPLLSPKKTRGGQREYSEEDLRFLGRVIELTHVDGRSLKGAKAILEGVTLPESPQWIGETLVDIRKALQLMKENDSEIGA
- the surE gene encoding 5'/3'-nucleotidase SurE, with product MIRPLILVSNDDGISSEGIRVLEEAVLPLGDVYVVAPDQERSAASHALTIHKPLRISQKDSRHYALNGTPTDCINFALYVILPRKPDLIVSGINHGSNLADDVTYSGTVSAAFEGSILGIPSIAFSLQMPEDQEKQAHFETALLHARQISEMYLSSPLDSSVLVSVNIPDRSPGEVRGVRVTHLGKRLINETNIIRKEDPRGRPYYWIGMGPKDYEPDEASDLHAIDHGFVSVTPLHLDLTHYPSLSRLREMERIPTPFADKAGPG
- the cysS gene encoding cysteine--tRNA ligase, producing the protein MNSGDSPTVSPAGFPSPVFRNTLTQKTEPLSPRIPGEVTMYVCGVTVYDDCHLGHARSQTVFDLLHRLLLRLGYRVRYVRNITDIDDKIIRKAQETGRTITEITDIYIDSFQRDMGRLGVLPPNKEPRATLYLEPMIRLIGTLLDKGFAYKKGNDVYFRVRKYESYGELSHQKLDELQAGARIAADEEKEDPLDFALWKGAKIGEPSYPAFFGEGRPGWHIECSAMSLSELGETIDIHGGGMDLMFPHHENERAQSECATGKRFVGIWIHNGFVTLNEEKMSKSLGNIFRIRTFFETSPFPEGVTREWLRAFLLSTHYGSPVDLTDENLAHAKNALDSLYLFKDRLDSVLGEVREGQMTREFLSALCRDMDTPVAFRVLHEAKNSLNPVLGSGGSLEEERLSDVRALFEVAKSTLGILTLPASEWVYGKGEKTGREESLLPEEVDRLVLEREKARREKDYARADGIRERLKKAGYLLEDNPGGLPRIRKI
- the rlmB gene encoding 23S rRNA (guanosine(2251)-2'-O)-methyltransferase RlmB, with the translated sequence MGGLHAVLELIRSQPRRISRLYLKEDPRPDARRGEILKRAREAGIPVDFVPRASLDRMAPDLVHQGVYASLLPLPLLDLGEFLDGKDPLPSPLVAVDGVQDPRNLGALLRTCDAAGVQGVLLPKRRVAPLSPVCAKTSSGALFTIPLIRVGNLSQSLMYLRKRGYGVASLALGGSTAYRDPFPAPLVVVVGEEEKGVSRPVLQQSDWKVSLPMRGKVSSLNLSVALGIFLYAQSEDSC
- a CDS encoding TlpA family protein disulfide reductase, whose product is MNRSLSRTGRGSFFSFGIRLAAFASLFAILMLGEDQKGWGSGLPGVPEDLFQKMGFIVFDDREMAPDVTGPSVSGGNLDLGKLRGRWVLLNFWATWCVPCRQEIPTLVRLSRQIDGRKVVLLSVAMDTNPAKILHYLKKTPVDYPVLLGQESHVDGRYIGMGLPETYLIDPKGYLVGKAAGSRDWSGPASMHLFDALENSPSGMHSPRKDPS